A single region of the Neisseria zoodegmatis genome encodes:
- the cutA gene encoding divalent-cation tolerance protein CutA, translating into MPQFKPVVVVTTAPNREEAERIGGLLLENRLAACVQYETIRSQYVWDGELCNDEEIRIVIKTARCHYKAVEKTIVQNHSYDCPQILMQPVSRGFVPYLRWMKAQLGL; encoded by the coding sequence ATGCCCCAATTCAAACCTGTTGTCGTCGTAACCACTGCGCCCAACCGCGAAGAAGCCGAACGCATCGGCGGTCTACTGCTGGAAAACCGTCTCGCCGCCTGCGTGCAATACGAAACCATCCGCAGCCAATATGTGTGGGACGGCGAATTGTGCAACGATGAAGAAATCCGCATCGTGATTAAAACCGCCCGCTGCCACTATAAAGCGGTGGAAAAAACCATCGTGCAAAACCACAGCTACGACTGCCCGCAAATTCTGATGCAGCCGGTGAGCAGAGGCTTTGTGCCGTATCTGCGTTGGATGAAGGCGCAGCTGGGTTTGTAA
- a CDS encoding histidinol-phosphatase produces MKNLAIFDLDNTLINTDSDHSWPQYLMKKGVVDIEYTRAQNDKFYRDYQNGCLDIDEFLKFHLEPLSRFSKEELAEMHREFTAEFIAPRISPMAKMLVQSHRDAGDELLVISSTNEFIITPICHIFGIENIIGTQLETGSDGRYTGLYVGTPSLKEGKITRLNEWLAARGETLESYGKTYFYSDSKNDLPLLRLVSDPVAVNPDETLQQEAEEKGWPVLNFR; encoded by the coding sequence ATGAAAAACCTCGCCATTTTCGATTTGGACAACACCTTGATCAACACCGATTCCGACCATTCTTGGCCGCAATACTTAATGAAAAAAGGCGTGGTCGATATCGAATACACCCGCGCCCAAAACGACAAGTTTTACCGCGACTACCAAAACGGCTGTTTGGATATCGACGAGTTTCTTAAATTCCATCTCGAACCTTTAAGCCGCTTCAGCAAAGAAGAGCTGGCCGAAATGCATCGCGAATTTACCGCCGAATTTATCGCCCCGCGCATCTCGCCGATGGCCAAAATGCTGGTGCAGAGCCACCGCGATGCAGGCGACGAGCTGTTGGTCATCTCTTCCACCAACGAATTCATCATCACCCCGATTTGCCATATCTTCGGCATTGAAAACATTATCGGCACGCAGCTCGAAACCGGTTCGGACGGCCGTTACACCGGCCTGTACGTCGGCACGCCCAGTCTGAAAGAAGGCAAAATCACCCGCCTGAACGAATGGCTGGCCGCACGTGGCGAAACGCTCGAAAGCTATGGCAAAACCTATTTTTACAGCGATTCCAAAAACGATTTGCCGCTGCTGCGTTTGGTGAGCGACCCCGTAGCCGTCAACCCCGATGAAACCTTGCAGCAGGAAGCCGAAGAAAAAGGCTGGCCCGTGCTGAATTTTCGATAA
- the hda gene encoding DnaA regulatory inactivator Hda, with the protein MNQLIFDFAARDYPSFDKFLGTSNAELLHVLQQQHGQFIYVWGQQGSGKSHLLQAWVAQALQAGHNAVYIDAACTPLTDQVLEADYLAVDQVDKLNDGEQAVLFEAFNRFRNSKHGFLLLSADVPPPQLLIREDLRTRMGYCLVYDVKPLTDQEKINALISMAAARQLTVEPEIFQYLLNHWRRDMDSLMQMLDTLDNYAVMMGKRITLPLLRQLLKQQETE; encoded by the coding sequence GTGAACCAGCTTATTTTTGATTTTGCCGCCCGCGATTACCCTTCGTTCGACAAATTTTTAGGCACGTCGAACGCCGAACTTCTGCACGTTTTGCAACAGCAGCACGGGCAGTTTATTTACGTTTGGGGGCAGCAGGGTTCCGGCAAAAGCCATCTTTTGCAGGCTTGGGTGGCGCAGGCTTTGCAGGCGGGGCACAACGCCGTTTATATCGATGCCGCCTGCACGCCGCTGACCGACCAAGTGCTCGAAGCCGACTATCTGGCGGTGGATCAGGTTGACAAACTCAACGACGGCGAGCAGGCGGTATTGTTTGAAGCCTTCAACCGCTTCCGTAACAGCAAACACGGCTTTCTGTTGCTGAGTGCCGACGTGCCGCCGCCGCAACTGTTGATCCGCGAAGACTTGCGCACACGCATGGGCTATTGTTTGGTTTACGATGTCAAGCCTTTAACCGACCAAGAAAAAATCAACGCATTAATCAGCATGGCGGCAGCGCGGCAATTAACCGTAGAGCCGGAAATCTTCCAATACCTGCTCAACCACTGGCGGCGCGATATGGACAGCTTGATGCAGATGCTCGACACGCTCGACAACTACGCCGTGATGATGGGCAAACGCATCACCCTGCCGCTGCTGCGTCAACTCTTAAAACAACAGGAAACAGAATGA
- a CDS encoding DedA family protein, which translates to MEFISAIIDFILHIDQHLTELAAQYGVWIYAILFLIIFCETGLVVTPFLPGDSLLFAAGGIAAIGEMNIHVMVALLITSAIIGDAVNFMIGKYFGAKLFANPDSKIFKRSYLDKTHKFYEKYGGKTIIIARFVPIVRTFAPFVAGMANMHYGRFIRFNVIGAVLWVVLFSYAGYFFANIPVVKNNLGLVLGAIIVISVLPGVIEVIRAKRAGKRGG; encoded by the coding sequence ATGGAATTTATTTCAGCCATTATCGACTTTATCCTGCATATCGACCAACACCTTACCGAGCTGGCCGCCCAATACGGCGTGTGGATTTACGCCATTCTGTTTCTGATTATTTTCTGCGAAACGGGGCTGGTGGTTACGCCGTTTCTGCCCGGCGATTCGCTGCTGTTTGCCGCCGGCGGCATTGCGGCCATCGGTGAAATGAATATCCATGTGATGGTGGCGTTGCTGATTACCTCGGCCATCATCGGCGACGCGGTGAACTTTATGATCGGCAAATACTTCGGTGCCAAGCTGTTTGCCAACCCCGATTCCAAAATCTTCAAACGCAGCTATCTCGACAAAACCCACAAGTTTTACGAAAAATACGGCGGCAAAACCATCATCATCGCCCGCTTCGTGCCCATCGTGCGCACTTTCGCCCCGTTTGTAGCAGGCATGGCGAATATGCACTACGGCCGCTTTATCCGCTTCAACGTGATCGGCGCCGTTTTGTGGGTGGTGCTGTTTTCCTACGCGGGCTATTTCTTCGCCAATATTCCGGTGGTGAAAAACAATCTGGGCTTGGTGCTGGGCGCGATTATCGTGATTTCGGTGCTACCCGGCGTGATTGAAGTGATCCGCGCCAAACGCGCAGGCAAACGCGGCGGATAA
- a CDS encoding phosphoadenylyl-sulfate reductase: MSLHTPKFWQIPAPDPTQSGRLKHLEATLGERLNDIAARFPQAVFASSLAAEDMVIADMIGRLKLPLRIITLDTGKLNPETSALIGETNIRYPFEIEVFRPDAEAAAAFERAFGQAAMYESVDLRRQCCHIRKIEPLNRALAQAPAWLTGQRRSQSDTRSGLDFEEFDGARGIAKFNPIFDWEEADVWAYAHAHNVPLNALYRCGYPSIGCEPCTRPVKLGENIRAGRWWWENKDSKECGLHK, from the coding sequence ATGTCTCTACACACTCCCAAATTCTGGCAAATCCCCGCCCCCGACCCAACCCAATCAGGCCGTCTGAAACATTTGGAAGCAACGCTCGGCGAACGCTTGAACGATATTGCCGCGCGTTTTCCGCAGGCGGTGTTTGCATCCAGCCTTGCTGCGGAAGATATGGTGATTGCAGACATGATAGGCCGTCTGAAACTGCCTCTGCGCATCATCACGCTCGACACGGGCAAGCTCAACCCCGAAACCTCGGCCTTAATCGGCGAAACCAATATACGCTATCCGTTTGAAATCGAAGTGTTCCGCCCCGATGCCGAAGCTGCCGCCGCATTCGAGCGCGCGTTCGGCCAAGCCGCCATGTATGAAAGCGTGGACTTGCGCCGCCAATGCTGCCACATCCGCAAAATCGAACCGCTCAACCGCGCCCTCGCCCAAGCACCGGCATGGTTAACCGGACAGCGGCGCAGCCAGTCCGATACCCGCAGCGGGTTGGATTTTGAAGAGTTCGACGGCGCACGCGGCATTGCCAAGTTCAATCCGATTTTCGACTGGGAAGAAGCCGACGTTTGGGCTTACGCACACGCGCATAATGTGCCGCTGAACGCACTTTACCGCTGCGGCTACCCCAGCATAGGCTGCGAACCCTGCACCCGCCCCGTGAAACTGGGCGAAAACATCCGTGCGGGGCGTTGGTGGTGGGAAAACAAAGACAGCAAAGAATGCGGGCTGCACAAATAA
- the pth gene encoding aminoacyl-tRNA hydrolase — MSEIKLIVGLGNPGAEYTHTRHNAGFWLIDELAWAWNARLKEEKKFFGEVARVTRPEGEIWLLKPNTFMNRSGQAVAALASFYKIKPEEILVVHDELDIPCGRIRFKLGGGNGGHNGLKDIQARLGTPGFYRLRLGIDHPGDRNLVVGYVLNKPSAEDRQAIDDAIAKSIQGLPLVLSGQWEEATRFLHSK; from the coding sequence ATGTCGGAAATCAAATTAATCGTCGGGCTGGGCAACCCCGGCGCGGAATACACACACACGCGCCACAACGCCGGATTTTGGCTGATAGACGAATTGGCTTGGGCATGGAACGCCCGCTTGAAAGAAGAGAAAAAATTTTTCGGCGAAGTGGCGCGCGTTACCCGCCCCGAAGGGGAAATATGGCTGCTGAAACCGAATACGTTTATGAACCGCTCCGGTCAGGCGGTGGCGGCATTGGCGTCGTTTTACAAAATCAAGCCGGAAGAAATTTTGGTGGTGCACGACGAATTGGACATCCCTTGCGGGCGCATCCGCTTCAAGCTCGGCGGCGGCAACGGCGGGCATAACGGCCTGAAAGACATTCAAGCCAGACTGGGCACGCCCGGTTTTTACCGCCTGCGTTTGGGCATCGACCACCCCGGCGACCGCAATCTGGTGGTTGGCTATGTGCTTAACAAGCCCAGCGCCGAAGACCGGCAGGCGATAGACGATGCCATCGCCAAATCCATACAGGGCTTGCCGCTGGTGTTGTCGGGTCAATGGGAAGAGGCGACCCGTTTTCTTCACAGCAAGTAA
- a CDS encoding RnfH family protein, with amino-acid sequence MVEIEIVYGTAERQLLQRLSVAEGTTAREAVLQSRIAEEFPEADVHNAPLGIFGKAVKDDTVLRDKDRVEVYRPLLIDPKEARRLRVRNNKEAD; translated from the coding sequence ATGGTTGAAATTGAAATTGTTTACGGCACGGCGGAGCGCCAGCTTTTGCAGCGCCTTTCCGTTGCGGAAGGGACAACCGCGCGTGAGGCGGTGTTGCAGAGCCGTATTGCCGAAGAGTTTCCCGAAGCAGACGTGCACAATGCGCCGTTGGGTATTTTCGGCAAAGCGGTGAAAGACGATACGGTGTTGCGCGATAAAGACCGCGTGGAAGTGTACCGTCCGCTGTTGATTGATCCCAAAGAAGCCCGCCGTTTGCGCGTGCGGAATAATAAAGAAGCCGATTGA
- a CDS encoding type II toxin-antitoxin system RatA family toxin, whose amino-acid sequence MKTVEKNMLVLHSAEQMFELVDRVEDYPQFLPWYSKTEIIERSGNELKARLFMDYMKVQQSFATHNHNVPGREIRMNLLEGPFKTLQGTWKFIPVGDDACKIEFKLQYDFSSSLLSALISPVFSHLSRTLVDAFVKEADRRYG is encoded by the coding sequence ATGAAAACCGTAGAAAAAAATATGTTGGTGCTGCACAGTGCCGAGCAGATGTTCGAGCTGGTGGATAGGGTGGAAGATTATCCGCAGTTTCTGCCGTGGTACAGCAAAACCGAAATCATCGAGCGCAGCGGCAACGAGCTGAAAGCGCGTTTATTTATGGACTATATGAAAGTTCAGCAGTCTTTCGCCACGCACAACCACAACGTGCCGGGGCGCGAAATCCGTATGAACTTGCTCGAAGGGCCGTTCAAAACCCTGCAAGGCACATGGAAGTTTATTCCCGTGGGCGATGATGCCTGCAAAATCGAATTCAAACTGCAATACGATTTTTCCAGCAGCCTGCTTTCCGCGCTGATTTCGCCGGTGTTCAGCCACCTTTCGCGCACGCTGGTGGACGCATTCGTTAAAGAGGCCGACCGCCGCTATGGTTGA
- a CDS encoding sulfite exporter TauE/SafE family protein, giving the protein MGGDITFLTLFLIGFFGGGHCVGMCGGLSSAFALQLPPHINRFWLIVLLNAGRISSYVLIGVLLGLLGQVGISLDETRWLQNGLFVAANVLLLLLGLYLAGLSALVVKVEAVGRPVWRRLNPLLNKLLPIRSVPACFAVGMLWGWLPCGLVYSASLYALGSGSAAQGGMYMLAFALGTLPNLLAMGFFAAQLKAWLQHKTVRSCAGLTVSAWAVWQLAVFFQTAV; this is encoded by the coding sequence ATGGGCGGCGACATTACTTTTCTGACTTTATTCCTGATCGGTTTTTTCGGCGGCGGGCATTGCGTGGGCATGTGCGGCGGGTTGAGCAGCGCGTTTGCTTTGCAGTTGCCGCCGCATATCAACCGCTTTTGGCTGATTGTGTTGCTGAATGCGGGGCGGATCAGCAGTTATGTGCTGATCGGCGTGCTGCTCGGCTTGCTGGGGCAGGTGGGGATTTCGTTGGATGAAACGCGGTGGCTGCAAAACGGTTTGTTTGTGGCGGCGAATGTGCTGCTGTTGCTGTTGGGGCTGTATCTTGCCGGCTTGTCGGCCTTAGTGGTGAAAGTGGAGGCAGTGGGCAGGCCGGTGTGGAGGCGTTTGAACCCGCTGCTGAATAAGTTGCTGCCGATACGCAGTGTGCCGGCCTGTTTTGCCGTGGGCATGTTGTGGGGCTGGCTGCCGTGCGGTTTGGTATATAGCGCGTCGCTGTATGCTTTGGGCAGCGGCAGCGCGGCGCAGGGCGGCATGTATATGCTGGCTTTTGCATTGGGTACGCTGCCCAACCTGCTGGCGATGGGCTTTTTCGCGGCGCAGTTGAAAGCGTGGCTGCAACATAAAACGGTGCGTTCGTGCGCGGGTTTGACCGTATCGGCATGGGCGGTGTGGCAGTTGGCGGTGTTTTTTCAGACGGCCGTCTGA
- a CDS encoding DegQ family serine endoprotease produces the protein MNKTPKYIALVLASALALNGCDKVDSFFGKQDEPQKDLVQKVETQTESGKVEMLLPDFTKLVEQEGQTVVNIQAIQTSSGKRSQDNMDLNQFPDNDPFYEFFKRLVPNLPEIPEQEDDHDLNFGSGFIISPDGYILTNTHVVHGMNNIKVLLNDKREFTAKLIGSDVQSDVALLKIDAENLPVIKVGNAKDLKPGEWVAAIGAPFGFDNSVTAGIVSAKGRSLPNENYTPFIQTDVAINPGNSGGPLFNLKGQVVGINSQIYSRSGGFMGISFAIPIDVAMNVAEQLKAGGKVQRGQLGVIIQEVSYNLAKSFGLDKASGALIARVLPGSPALKAGLQPGDIVRSVNGEEVRQSSDLPVMVGAMAPGKEVTLNVWRKGKEQQIKVILGASGNDTEAGNAGVDDPMFSTDGQAFTVEQTGLTLKVRTSNTGRKLVVVKAEAAAERAGLRRGDEIITVNHINVEDEASLKSALEGAGKNIPLLIERDGDMLFMALNLP, from the coding sequence GTGAACAAAACGCCAAAATACATTGCCTTGGTGCTTGCTTCAGCCTTAGCCTTAAACGGCTGCGACAAAGTGGACAGCTTTTTCGGCAAGCAAGACGAGCCGCAAAAAGATTTGGTACAAAAAGTAGAAACACAAACCGAAAGCGGCAAAGTAGAAATGCTCCTGCCGGACTTCACCAAGCTGGTCGAGCAAGAAGGCCAAACCGTGGTCAACATCCAAGCCATCCAAACGTCGTCGGGCAAACGCAGCCAAGACAACATGGATCTAAACCAGTTTCCCGACAACGATCCGTTTTATGAATTCTTCAAACGCCTCGTGCCCAACCTGCCCGAAATTCCCGAGCAGGAAGACGACCACGATCTGAATTTCGGTTCGGGCTTCATCATCAGCCCCGACGGCTACATCCTCACCAACACCCACGTCGTCCACGGCATGAACAACATCAAAGTGCTGCTCAACGACAAACGCGAATTTACCGCCAAGCTGATCGGTTCCGACGTTCAATCCGACGTAGCCCTGCTGAAAATCGACGCGGAAAACCTGCCCGTAATCAAAGTGGGCAACGCCAAAGACTTAAAACCGGGCGAATGGGTGGCCGCCATCGGTGCACCGTTCGGCTTTGACAACAGCGTGACCGCAGGCATCGTATCCGCCAAAGGCCGCAGCCTGCCGAACGAAAACTACACGCCGTTTATCCAAACCGATGTGGCCATCAACCCCGGCAACTCCGGCGGCCCGCTGTTTAACCTGAAAGGCCAAGTGGTCGGCATCAACTCGCAGATTTACAGCCGCAGCGGCGGATTTATGGGCATTTCGTTTGCCATTCCGATTGACGTGGCCATGAACGTGGCCGAACAGCTCAAAGCCGGCGGCAAAGTGCAGCGCGGCCAGCTTGGCGTGATTATTCAGGAAGTTTCTTATAATCTGGCCAAATCGTTCGGCCTCGACAAAGCTTCCGGCGCCTTAATCGCCCGCGTACTGCCCGGCAGCCCCGCCCTGAAAGCCGGCCTGCAACCCGGCGACATCGTGCGCAGCGTGAACGGCGAAGAGGTGCGCCAATCCAGCGACCTGCCTGTGATGGTCGGCGCAATGGCTCCGGGCAAAGAAGTAACGCTCAACGTATGGCGTAAAGGCAAAGAGCAGCAAATCAAAGTAATACTCGGCGCCAGCGGTAACGACACCGAAGCCGGCAACGCAGGCGTAGACGATCCGATGTTTTCCACCGACGGCCAAGCATTTACGGTGGAACAAACCGGCCTGACCCTGAAAGTGCGCACGTCCAATACCGGCAGAAAACTGGTGGTGGTAAAAGCCGAAGCCGCTGCCGAACGTGCCGGCTTGAGACGCGGCGATGAAATCATCACCGTCAACCATATTAACGTTGAAGACGAGGCTTCGCTTAAAAGCGCATTGGAAGGCGCGGGCAAAAACATTCCACTGCTGATCGAGCGCGACGGCGATATGCTTTTTATGGCTTTAAACCTGCCTTAA
- a CDS encoding VOC family protein translates to MSANPSILSHVSLGTNRFEEAVAFYDKVLATLGIGRVLDLSEHRAVAYGRAYPEFWIQAPHDKQHAQTANGVHIAFYAETREEVDAFYQAALAAGAKYDGAPGPRPHYGKEYYGCFVRDLDGHKIEAMAWLTA, encoded by the coding sequence ATGTCTGCCAATCCCAGCATTCTTTCCCACGTATCGCTCGGTACCAACCGTTTTGAAGAAGCGGTGGCGTTTTACGACAAAGTGTTGGCTACGCTCGGTATCGGGCGGGTTTTGGATTTAAGCGAACACCGAGCCGTGGCTTACGGTCGCGCCTATCCCGAATTTTGGATTCAGGCTCCGCACGACAAACAACACGCACAAACTGCCAATGGCGTACACATTGCCTTTTACGCCGAAACCCGCGAAGAAGTCGATGCCTTCTATCAAGCGGCTTTGGCTGCAGGCGCGAAATACGACGGTGCACCCGGCCCGCGCCCGCACTACGGCAAAGAATATTACGGCTGCTTTGTGCGCGATTTGGACGGCCACAAAATCGAAGCAATGGCTTGGCTGACCGCGTAA
- the nagZ gene encoding beta-N-acetylhexosaminidase, with protein sequence MTKPIIPRGPVMADVHAFRLTDEEKQRLLDPAVGGVILFRRNFENVAQLKELVSEIKALRSPELIIAVDHEGGRVQRFIDGFTRLPAMNVLGEIWDTQSPETAKAQAEQVGWVLATELSACGVDLSFTPVLDLNWGQCAVIGNRSFHGNAEIVTELALALQKGLNKGGMKSCGKHFPGHGFVEGDSHHVLPQDDRSLNELEAADIVPFRRMSAAGMAALMPAHVIYPQVDSQPAGFSVKWLKDILREDIGFNGVIFSDDLTMEGACGAGGIKERAKLSFDAGCDIVLVCNRPDLVDELREGFVIPANPALADRWQYMANTLPAERAAAMMETHEFKAAQAATAKLATPKDIAGGVKVGEAF encoded by the coding sequence ATGACCAAACCCATTATCCCGCGCGGCCCCGTGATGGCCGATGTCCACGCCTTCCGTCTCACCGACGAAGAAAAACAACGCCTGCTCGACCCTGCCGTCGGCGGCGTGATTTTGTTCCGCCGCAATTTTGAAAACGTTGCCCAACTCAAAGAGTTGGTAAGTGAAATCAAAGCATTGCGCTCGCCCGAGCTGATTATCGCCGTCGATCACGAAGGCGGACGCGTGCAGCGGTTTATCGACGGCTTTACCCGTCTGCCCGCCATGAATGTGCTCGGCGAAATTTGGGATACGCAAAGCCCCGAAACGGCCAAAGCGCAGGCCGAGCAGGTGGGCTGGGTGTTGGCAACCGAATTGAGCGCGTGCGGCGTGGATTTGTCGTTTACGCCCGTGCTGGATTTGAACTGGGGGCAATGCGCCGTGATCGGCAACCGCAGCTTCCACGGCAACGCCGAAATCGTTACCGAGCTGGCGCTGGCTTTGCAGAAAGGCTTGAACAAAGGCGGCATGAAATCGTGCGGCAAACACTTCCCCGGCCACGGTTTCGTCGAAGGCGACAGCCACCACGTTTTGCCGCAAGACGACCGCAGTTTGAACGAATTGGAAGCCGCCGACATCGTGCCCTTCCGCCGCATGAGCGCGGCAGGCATGGCGGCCTTGATGCCCGCGCATGTGATTTACCCGCAAGTCGACAGCCAACCGGCGGGCTTTTCGGTCAAATGGCTGAAAGATATTCTGCGTGAAGACATCGGCTTCAACGGCGTGATTTTTTCAGACGACCTCACTATGGAAGGCGCGTGCGGAGCGGGCGGCATCAAAGAGCGGGCAAAATTATCGTTTGATGCCGGCTGCGACATCGTGCTGGTGTGCAACCGCCCCGATTTGGTCGACGAATTGCGCGAAGGCTTTGTGATTCCGGCTAACCCCGCATTGGCCGACCGCTGGCAATACATGGCGAACACCCTGCCCGCCGAACGAGCTGCCGCCATGATGGAAACGCATGAATTCAAAGCTGCCCAAGCCGCCACGGCAAAACTGGCCACGCCGAAAGATATTGCCGGCGGCGTGAAAGTGGGCGAGGCGTTTTAA
- a CDS encoding ABC transporter permease: protein MKKSMFFTAFADTIRNIFTDKGVLLMLVIAPFIYGFFYPWPYSTQAARRIPVAVVDEDHSTLSNKIIQMAEGSPRLAVRVMQSEREAKQALWRQEIGGYMVIPAGLKSDVVMQRPARVGVLANGSYLLVSKEVQTGFAEVVGTVSAGIQIKRLQAGGMEKEQAFAAQNPIPFQLQVQYNPTQGYGNYVVPGVAVLIIQQVLLMGSALLVGTWREQRRQHASMRVWLGRISALSLMGWLASLFYFGWVFYIQDYARGQNIGGMLALTVLFAPAVATLGCLFGLWFQKRERALQLLMFTSIPMFFLSGYAWPSESLPLPLQWLRWLIPSTSAIQASVRFNQIGTPLADGAYLLWVLAGLLAVYLLVLWWYVKSGKSGEQP, encoded by the coding sequence ATGAAGAAAAGTATGTTTTTTACAGCGTTTGCCGACACCATCCGCAACATTTTTACCGATAAGGGCGTGTTGCTGATGTTGGTGATTGCGCCGTTTATCTACGGTTTTTTCTATCCGTGGCCGTATAGTACGCAGGCGGCGCGTCGGATTCCGGTTGCGGTTGTGGATGAAGACCACAGCACGTTGTCGAACAAAATCATTCAGATGGCCGAAGGCAGTCCGCGCTTGGCGGTGAGGGTGATGCAGAGCGAGCGCGAAGCCAAGCAGGCTTTGTGGCGGCAGGAAATCGGCGGCTATATGGTGATTCCGGCGGGTTTGAAAAGCGATGTGGTAATGCAGCGGCCGGCGCGGGTAGGCGTGTTGGCTAACGGCAGCTATCTTTTGGTGAGCAAAGAGGTTCAAACGGGCTTTGCCGAAGTAGTGGGCACGGTGTCGGCAGGCATTCAAATCAAGCGTTTGCAGGCGGGCGGCATGGAGAAAGAGCAGGCGTTTGCTGCGCAAAACCCGATACCGTTTCAGCTTCAAGTGCAATACAACCCGACGCAGGGTTACGGCAATTATGTGGTGCCCGGCGTGGCGGTGCTGATTATCCAACAGGTGTTGCTGATGGGATCGGCGCTGCTGGTCGGCACATGGCGCGAACAGCGGCGGCAACATGCTTCGATGCGGGTATGGCTGGGGCGGATTTCGGCTTTGTCGCTGATGGGCTGGCTGGCTTCGCTGTTTTACTTCGGCTGGGTGTTTTATATCCAAGACTACGCCCGCGGGCAAAACATCGGCGGTATGCTGGCCTTGACGGTGCTGTTTGCGCCTGCGGTGGCGACGCTGGGCTGTTTGTTCGGCTTGTGGTTTCAAAAGCGCGAGCGGGCGCTCCAGCTCTTGATGTTTACCTCGATTCCGATGTTTTTCCTCAGCGGCTATGCGTGGCCGTCTGAATCTTTGCCGTTGCCTTTGCAATGGTTGCGCTGGCTGATACCGAGCACTTCGGCGATTCAGGCATCGGTACGCTTCAACCAAATCGGCACGCCGCTTGCCGACGGCGCGTATCTGCTGTGGGTGCTGGCGGGTTTGCTGGCGGTTTATTTGCTGGTGTTGTGGTGGTATGTGAAAAGCGGCAAGAGTGGCGAACAGCCTTAG
- a CDS encoding ABC transporter permease: MNRLLDIFWRSARLEWRYLIRERWELSLLLWLPLASVLLVWWMFARAAITDLPIGVLDKDHSALSRQTVQYLDSAPALKVVQTYADEREAQQAMDRVDVYGVVVIPDDFSRQLKQGGASPLILQLNGQFGSFSGLLVRDVQAVAGTLSAGVEMKALNKRGESVRQAEHTFSPIRTVTSALFNISTDYQQFLGTTLIPGLLHILAMTAGAVAFGREIRDKSLHNWLGKAGCRVRNGHVRFADAAFALGGKLVWPMLAFTLWGGVLLWMLAQTHEVAAISWLLNYLGLWLMMLVSLWLGVIFSALPMSMRTGLSATGFISAPAFAFSGIAFPRLAMPTWAQKWSDMLPLTHYLELQQGLLEMGIPWQWAVKPLGWSSLAALMLLLAAAKLSQRAYALPQRWGAR, translated from the coding sequence ATGAACCGACTTCTCGATATCTTTTGGCGCAGCGCCCGCCTCGAATGGCGCTACTTGATCCGCGAGCGCTGGGAGCTGTCGCTGCTGTTGTGGCTGCCGCTGGCGAGTGTGCTGCTGGTGTGGTGGATGTTTGCCCGCGCCGCCATCACCGATTTGCCCATCGGTGTGCTGGATAAAGACCACAGTGCATTGTCGCGGCAGACGGTGCAGTATCTCGACAGCGCGCCGGCTTTGAAAGTGGTGCAGACTTATGCCGACGAGCGCGAAGCGCAGCAGGCTATGGATAGGGTGGATGTGTACGGCGTGGTGGTGATACCCGATGATTTTTCCCGCCAACTCAAGCAGGGCGGGGCTTCGCCGCTGATTTTGCAGCTCAACGGCCAATTCGGTTCGTTTTCGGGTTTGCTGGTGCGCGATGTGCAGGCGGTGGCAGGCACTTTGTCGGCGGGCGTGGAGATGAAAGCGTTAAACAAGCGCGGTGAATCGGTACGGCAGGCGGAGCATACGTTCAGCCCGATACGCACGGTTACTTCGGCGCTGTTTAATATTTCCACCGATTACCAGCAGTTTCTCGGCACGACGCTGATTCCCGGGCTGCTGCATATTTTGGCGATGACGGCCGGGGCGGTGGCGTTCGGCAGGGAAATCCGCGATAAGAGCCTGCACAATTGGTTGGGCAAGGCGGGCTGCCGCGTCCGCAACGGGCATGTGCGCTTTGCCGATGCCGCGTTTGCTTTGGGCGGCAAGCTGGTGTGGCCGATGCTGGCTTTTACGCTTTGGGGCGGCGTGCTGCTGTGGATGCTGGCGCAGACGCATGAAGTGGCTGCGATATCGTGGCTGCTGAATTATTTAGGCTTGTGGCTGATGATGCTGGTGTCGCTGTGGCTGGGCGTGATATTTTCTGCGCTGCCGATGTCGATGCGTACGGGGCTGTCGGCCACCGGCTTCATTTCCGCGCCCGCTTTTGCCTTTTCGGGCATTGCATTCCCGCGCTTGGCGATGCCGACTTGGGCGCAGAAGTGGTCGGATATGCTGCCGCTGACGCATTATCTGGAATTGCAGCAGGGCTTGCTGGAAATGGGGATTCCGTGGCAATGGGCGGTGAAGCCGCTGGGATGGTCTTCGCTGGCGGCCTTGATGCTTCTCTTGGCGGCGGCCAAACTTTCGCAGCGCGCGTATGCTTTGCCGCAGCGTTGGGGCGCGAGATAA